The following coding sequences lie in one Arachis ipaensis cultivar K30076 chromosome B03, Araip1.1, whole genome shotgun sequence genomic window:
- the LOC107632811 gene encoding receptor-like serine/threonine-protein kinase SD1-7, producing MVHLEDKEQYIFYEYRDSSNKTIPSEESSKDEQRRKLAVAISVSFFSVLMIVLTFYWRKKKLRGNIPQEKGDDEAHEEKLELPLFDFTTIVHATNNFSSDKRLGQGGFGHVYMIQGTLIDGQEVAVKRLAHKSGQGVREFKNEVILCAKLQHRNLVKVLGCCIQGEERILIYEYMPNKSLDSFLFGMFYSSRELLDWMKRFNIIFGIARGLLYLHQDSRLRIIHRDLKTSNILLDNELNPKISDFGVARMFTENQMEANTKIVAGTYGYMAPEYAIEGIFSTKSDVFSFGIILLEIVSGRKNTGIFYPNQGFNLLGHAWRLWKEENPMKLVDACLEDTFTISEVLRCIHIGLLCVQLHPEDRPNMASVILMLTNENTLPQPKEPGFLIERTPIIEEQSSSKNMTNSSTNEVTVTLLDAR from the exons ATGGTGCATTTGGAGGATAAGGAACAATACATTTTTTACGAATATAGAG ATTCCTCAAACAAAACTATTCCAAGTGAAGAAAGTTCAAAGGATGAGCAAAGGAGAAAGCTTGCTGTGGCAATTTCAGTTAGCTTTTTCTCGGTTCTTATGATTGTTTTAACTTTCTATTGGAGGAAAAAAAAGCTTAGAG GAAATATACCACAAGAAAAAGGAGATGATGAAGCCCATGAAGAAAAACTTGAGCTTCCATTATTCGATTTTACCACAATAGTTCATGCCACTAATAACTTCTCAAGTGACAAGAGGCTTGGCCAAGGTGGTTTTGGGCACGTGTACATG ATACAGGGTACATTAATTGATGGGCAAGAGGTTGCTGTCAAAAGATTGGCGCATAAGTCTGGACAAGGAGTAAGAGAATTTAAGAATGAAGTTATATTATGTGCCAAACTTCAACACCGCAATCTTGTTAAGGTTCTTGGTTGTTGCATCCAAGGAGAAGAAAGAATATTAATCTATGAGTATATGCCCAATAAAAGTTTAGATTCCTTTCTTTTTGGTATGTTCT ATTCTTCTCGAGAACTTCTTGATTGGATGAAACGATTTAACATCATATTTGGAATTGCTCGTGGACTTCTTTATCTTCACCAAGATTCAAGATTGAGAATTATACATAGAGATCTTAAAACAAGTAATATTTTATTAGACAATGAGTTGAATccaaaaatttcagattttggaGTGGCACGAATGTTTACTGAAAATCAAATGGAAGCAAATACAAAAATAGTTGCAGGAACATA TGGCTATATGGCACCAGAATATGCAATAGAAGGGATATTTTCTACCAAATCTGATGTTTTTAGCTTTGGAATAATATTATTAGAGATAGTAAGTGGACGGAAAAATACAGGAATTTTTTAtcctaatcaaggattcaatcttCTAGGACAT GCATGGAGATTATGGAAAGAAGAAAACCCAATGAAACTAGTAGATGCTTGTTTGGAAGACACTTTTACAATTTCAGAGGTTCTACGTTGCATACACATTGGTCTTTTATGTGTGCAATTGCATCCTGAGGATAGGCCAAACATGGCATCGGTGATTTTGATGCTTACCAATGAGAACACTTTGCCTCAACCAAAAGAACCTGGTTTCCTTATAGAAAGGACGCcaataattgaagaacaaagttCATCTAAAAATATGACTAATTCTTCAACTAATGAAGTAACTGTGACATTGTTAGATGCCAGATAA